The Primulina eburnea isolate SZY01 chromosome 12, ASM2296580v1, whole genome shotgun sequence genome includes the window catttacatatatcatatttatattGATCAATTGtcaaaaaaatgagaaaattgtaatttatcatttaatcccatatttatttatatcataataaataatcatatttgagattgctttaattaattgttttcaaTAAAGTTTACATTCTCTTAAAAATGAGCTCATATcttcttcttttatttttaaatatcataagatcttactataaataatttatGTATATAGATGATTTTATTACTATTCTAACTAACAATCAATTATCCCCGTTTAGTGATAAGTAAAAGATTTGGAATCATATTCCCAAAAAAGGTAAAACTAAAGAAAATCAGTCGAATTATGCATGCATGATAATTCCAAAGCAAAAAATACGTCCAATTAGGCAAAATACTTGCAAATCAAAAAAACACTGCAATCTTTCAAGCTAGATCAGAATGTTGTGCATTTTGTTATAATAGGATTCCACATGCTCTCCAACTCCTTCCTTTTATCTTCGAACACGTCGGCTCCGGCGAATTTGTGTTCTTCCAGCCACCAGATAGCACATCTGATATCATCTTCTATCTTTTCAGCATCCGTAACTGGTAATTGGAGAGCATGCTTTTTGTTCATGACAGTAGCTCTGGTGCtataaacatattcctccaagAGATTCTTTGCCTTGAATATATTTTTAAGCTCCTCGTCTTCGGACTTAAATCTCTCGGCTTCTTCCAACAGTACACTAATCTCATCCTTGGACAACATGCCTTTCACATTGTTGATAACGATGCTGTTTGCATTACTGGTTTTTTCGTCTTTGGCAGAAACAATCAAGATACCATTACAGTCGATATCAAAGCACACCTTTAATTTAGGGACGTGCCTTGGTGCAGGAGCAATGCCAGACAAGACAAATGTATCCAACAGAATGTTATCACTTGCTCTTGCCCTTTCACCCTCGTACACTGAAAACGTGACAGCTGTTTGGTTATCGAAACGAGTGGTGAGCATCTTTTCCGTTTTAGAAGGAACTGTGGTGTTACGGGGAACTACTACATACATTTCATCATCTGTAACACTCACACCAAGAGACAGAGGGGTGACATCCCACAACACCAAGTCTTGAATCTCTTGATTACCCTGACCAGTCAGATTCGCTGCTTGAACCGCTGCACCAAAGGCTACAGCCTCATCAGGGTGAATACATTTGCACAACTCCTTGCCATTAAAGAAATCTTGAAGCATTTGTTGCACCTTTGGAATTCTAGTAGATCCACCAACAAGCACCACGTCGTGGATACTTTTCTTGTCCATCTTGGCATCCTGCAAACACTTTTCGACATGGCCAACACATTCCTGAAACAAGTCCATGTTTAACTCCTCAAATTTGGCACGACTTAGTTTAGACTCAAAATCGATGCCATTGTACAGACAATCTATTTCAATGGTTGAATGTGCCATAAAAGATAGATTCCTCTTTAGCCTCTCGCAAGCTGTCTTCAACCTTCCCAATGCTCTTCGTGTGCTACTTACATCCTTTTTGTACTTTCTCAAGATCTCGTCCACAAAATAGTTCACCATTCTATTATCAAAATCTTCTCCTCCAAGGTGTGTGTCACCCGCAGTTGACTTAAccttgatgacattgtcaaacaTTGTGAGAAGTGAAACATCAAACGTGCCACCACCAAGGTCGAAAATAAGCACATTCCTTTCGACGCTAGACTTTTTATCAAGACCGTAGGCAATGGCAGCAGCAGTAGGTTCTACAATGATGCGCAAGACATTGAGCCCAGATATTGTTCCAGCATCCCTGGTCGCGCGCCGTTGTGAATCATTGAAATAGGCCGGCACAGTAATAACCGCGTCTCTTACTTGAACTCCAAGAAAAGCTTCGGCGATCTCCTTCATTTTTGTGAGGACCATGGATGAAATCTCTTCAGCAGCAAATTGTTTCTCTTCATCTTTGTAGGTAACCACAATCATGGGCTTGTCTTCATGACCAGAAACGACCTTGAATGGCCAATGCATCACATCTTTCTGCACCAGAGGGTCGCTGAATCTCCGGCCAATCAATCTCTTCGCATCTGCAAAAGCAAATTATTTTGTAGAAGAATTACATATTCAGATACCATACGAGCAAAACTCTCATCACACAACGCAGTTTCTTTTTTATCCTACAGCCCCGCAAATCGTACAATATTATACGTGCACATAAATATATGCAGATCATTATCCAGGCACCAATTCAAGATGATGATAGTTAACAAGCAAACCAAAAAAAACGTAAGATCGATACGGAAGCAAAGAAAAGTCCAAGGCCACAAATAATTGTCAGTGTAACATATTTCACTCTTCCCAAAATCAATCGCCTCATAGTGAATGCAAAACTAGGGAGTTTTCTGCAGAAACATAAAGCCGAATAACTCAGTATAACCGTGAAAGAAAAAAGTGGGAACAACCACATCTTACCAAAAACAGTGTTGGTTGGGTTCGCAGCTGCCGCATTCATGGCTGCGTCGCCGATGAGTCGTTGAGTTTCATTGAAAGCTACACAAGAAGGTGTGATGCGGTTGCCCTGATCATTGGGTATGATCTCCACCCGATCATGGCGCCACACGGCCACACACGAATATGTTGTTCCCAAATCGATCCCAATCGCCGGCGTTTTGCCTTTTCCGGACATGGTAATCTGCCACAGTACTGCTAGCTGCTTAATAGATGAGTACTTATCAAATTCTAGGTTCTTGTTGTTTCTACAGTGAGCATAATTATCAGTCACTTGCTTTAATCAATAATGCACGCAATTCCATACACGCTAATCGatttttatgaacaatattttttataagttaaattaaataagataatttgttttgttttaataattatatcaataaaaataaaaatcactgTCGAAAAAATGAAATTTCGCAATATGCAAAATGGATGAAAGTAGCAATATCAACATAAACATTCCAAACCTACATAAAAGTATAAATAATGATGAgaataattcaaaaaaaaaatagataatgATATGATTGAAAGATAACGATAAGATTGTTATAAGAAATATTGATAATATTTTGAGAGACGGATTATttttcatttcaattttaaaagtagataatgataatattattttataatatgtatataaagttattatttaaatattttttttaaaaatagttatatagaaaaataaaattacaatttaattattaaagttaTATAATAAAGATATAAttgtaatttttaataatattttgttaaattATCTAAAAATTAGTTagtaattattattaatatatattatgcTAATAGTTCGTAAATGTAATTAGGGAAAGGGTTAATTGGGTATCAGTACATTTTGAAAAAGAGTTTTGGTTTTAGTACATGGAGAGAgaaattttcttcaaaaatgtCAAAAATACCCTTAGTCTATATTTgagtttaattgtttttaattgatcCCCGCGCTTcagaaaatggtatcagagcatggttaatttatttcaaacacgaaaattttattattactagtaactaaatgtatgagaaggagaatttcgaaaaaattatgaatccgaactttagTTCGAGAAAGATAATTTACAAGAATTATTCCAATACTTTGGAATATACACAAGTtcatctaactattgttagatatcagaaacaggaGAACAAAGGTATGTTCCAATGGTGACCATCAAGTTATGGTATAGATCTGATGGAAACATCAGACATATGACAGTATATGTCATGCATCAAGAAATGAAAGGATTTAGGTATCCCCAAAATCATTTCAATCTCTATTCCAGAAACATTAGTTTCCGAATAGATCTATTCAGATGTTCTATAAAACATCTGAAACAACTCATTAAATCAGGGAATTTATCTCCTGATGAAAGACAGCAGTGTTTGCAAAACGTTGCATACACAAAAGGTAGACTCTTACAGGCAGAAAAGACCAGATCTTCAATGATCTGTTAAATATGCCGGGAACTACCATCCAGTTCGAAATCGAACTTATTTCCCTGGAAATAATTCAATTAGAACAA containing:
- the LOC140807783 gene encoding heat shock cognate 70 kDa protein-like, giving the protein MSGKGKTPAIGIDLGTTYSCVAVWRHDRVEIIPNDQGNRITPSCVAFNETQRLIGDAAMNAAAANPTNTVFDAKRLIGRRFSDPLVQKDVMHWPFKVVSGHEDKPMIVVTYKDEEKQFAAEEISSMVLTKMKEIAEAFLGVQVRDAVITVPAYFNDSQRRATRDAGTISGLNVLRIIVEPTAAAIAYGLDKKSSVERNVLIFDLGGGTFDVSLLTMFDNVIKVKSTAGDTHLGGEDFDNRMVNYFVDEILRKYKKDVSSTRRALGRLKTACERLKRNLSFMAHSTIEIDCLYNGIDFESKLSRAKFEELNMDLFQECVGHVEKCLQDAKMDKKSIHDVVLVGGSTRIPKVQQMLQDFFNGKELCKCIHPDEAVAFGAAVQAANLTGQGNQEIQDLVLWDVTPLSLGVSVTDDEMYVVVPRNTTVPSKTEKMLTTRFDNQTAVTFSVYEGERARASDNILLDTFVLSGIAPAPRHVPKLKVCFDIDCNGILIVSAKDEKTSNANSIVINNVKGMLSKDEISVLLEEAERFKSEDEELKNIFKAKNLLEEYVYSTRATVMNKKHALQLPVTDAEKIEDDIRCAIWWLEEHKFAGADVFEDKRKELESMWNPIITKCTTF